A region of Athene noctua chromosome 12, bAthNoc1.hap1.1, whole genome shotgun sequence DNA encodes the following proteins:
- the MAML1 gene encoding mastermind-like protein 1 isoform X3 produces MVLPPCPMAEFVVPRHSAVMERLRRRIELCRRHHSACESRYQAVSPERLELERQQTFALHQRCLQAKAKRAGKHRQPPPAPPPPAPPPPAAAAASGEQHGRSSTHLHETVKRKLDSAASPQNGDQQNGYGDVFSVSKKLRRDDGLGGVSGSSNGMPPVSPLHHLDKKSGSGDTLQLNGKHPMGLDGITKKCLPDSSLQMNGGGDADDSFPLSLNKELKQEPVDDLPCMIAGAGGSISQNNLMPDLNLNEQEWKELIEELNRSVPDEDMKDLFNEDFEEKKDADSSNSAAQTPLPQDINIKTEFSPAPFEQEQMGSPQVRSTSSGSAFIGAASVPVSAASPAVGSSQAMFQPSSQSMTENPNQPMMQASNHSQNVQRPLPNVLLPGKGAGSAKEMSSAHQLQQIAAKQKRDQMLQNQQQASQVHQTNQMSTWQQSGPSHSPLAVPYTMENPTSPSVYQPDFNNQKLMMPNMGNKSSPRAGGNYHVNILGHQQNSLNQNPVNSQGSMLDYGNTKPLSHYKAECEQGVTVPGQNKTPMLAYIQQRQQPPLSHVSDDQNGMILLKPKSGNIAYRLPHSQDQNPSPNVPRVPVSVPGPGVGAQAPNVSMAGNHSNPPYLSNQQQAAVMKQHQMLMDQQKQREQQQKHLLMEQQKQQFLMEQRQQHLLAEQQEQQLQRHLTRPPPQYQDQPQNPYQQQVGQFTGSSSAMPGVSNLGQSSSSSPRMFPQTQNMIQMGPGHSSVPPLQSGSSQQDRGVTQYTNMQNIQRGGLYNLASGMTQMVPQHATQSANGQPPMQRQGSLGQGAAVPAGYGQNTLANSSISQQHNKGALNPTLSKPQMARVPAAMGAQNPSWQHQGIPNINNQTQANSGLGPFTASSSFHMQQTHLKMANQQFAQGMPQVSLSTSRPMTSMNAAVSGQMLSSSLGAQQRTNPPTQQQVPSQQVLPGMNQTVPDLNAFNQNPNQQMPNRGNLHCSQGYPVRTTSQELPFAYSGQSGNNGLQNLTGDTDLIDSLLKNRTSEEWMNDLDELLGTH; encoded by the exons ATggtgctgcccccctgccccatggCGGAGTTCGTGGTGCCGCGGCACAGCGCGGTGATGGAGCGGCTCCGCCGGCGCATCGAGCTCTGCCGGCGGCACCACAGCGCCTGCGAGTCCCGCTACCAGGCCGTGTCCCCGGAGCGCCTGGAGCTGGAGCGCCAGCAAACCTTCGCCCTGCACCAGCGCTGCCTGCAGGCCAAGGCCAAGCGGGCCGGCAAGCACCGGCagccgcccccggcgccgccgccgcccgcgccccctcCGCCGGCCGCCGCC GCGGCGAGCGGCGAGCAGCACGGCCGCAGCAGCAC GCAT cTCCATGAGACTGTGAAAAGAAAGCTTGATAGTGCTGCTTCCCCTCAGAATGGAGACCAGCAGAATGGCTACGGTGATGTATTTTCTGTGTCCAAGAAACTGCGTCGTGATGATGGTCTTGGTGGAGTGAGTGGTTCTTCCAATGGAATGCCTCCAGTGTCTCCACTCCATCATCTTGACAAGAAATCTGGCAGCGGAGATACCTTACAACTTAATGGAAAACACCCGATGGGGCTAGATGGCATCACCAAGAAGTGTCTTCCAGATTCCAGCCTGCAAATGAATGGAGGTGGTGATGCTGATGACTCATTTCCTCTGAGTTTGAACAAAGAGCTGAAGCAGGAGCCTGTAGATGATCTTCCATGTATGATTGCTGGAGCAGGGGGTTCTATATCTCAGAATAACTTGATGCCTGATCTTAATCTTAATGAGCAGGAATGGAAGGAACTTATCGAGGAGCTTAATAGATCAGTGCCCGATGAAGACATGAAGGATCTCTTTAATGAAGACTTTGAAGAGAAGAAAGATGCAGATTCTTCAAATTCAGCTGCACAGACTCCATTGCCACAAGATATTAACATAAAGACTGAGTTTTCCCCAGCACCCTTTGAACAGGAGCAGATGGGATCTCCCCAGGTGAGATCCACTTCATCAGGTTCAGCATTTATTGGTGCTGCTTCTGTACCTGTAAGTGCTGCTTCTCCAGCGGTTGGTAGTTCTCAGGCTATGTTTCAGCCTTCCAGTCAGTCAATGACTGAAAATCCTAATCAGCCCATGATGCAGGCATCAAACCACTCTCAGAATGTCCAGAGGCCTCTCCCCAATGTGTTGTTACCTGGGAAGGGCGCAGGAAGTGCCAAAGAAATGTCTTCTGCTCATCAACTTCAGCAGATTGCTGCTAAGCAGAAGAGAGACCAGATGTTGCAGAACCAGCAGCAAGCTTCACAAGTCCACCAAACAAATCAGATGTCTACGTGGCAACAGTCTGGGCCTTCTCATAGTCCACTGGCTGTCCCATATACCATGGAAAATCCCACCAGCCCATCGGTTTACCAGCCAGACTTCAACAATCAGAAACTCATGATGCCTAATATGGGAAATAAAAGCTCACCAAGAGCTGGAGGCAATTACCATGTGAACATTTTGGGTCATCAGCAAAACAGCTTGAATCAGAACCCTGTGAATAGTCAAGGCTCTATGCTAGACTATGGGAACACCAAACCTCTTTCACATTACAAAGCAGAATGTGAACAGGGGGTAACAGTACCGGGTCAGAACAAGACTCCCATGTTGGCATACATACAACAGCGCCAGCAGCCACCCCTGTCTCACGTGAGCGATGACCAGAATGGGATGATCCTGTTGAAACCCAAGTCTGGAAACATTGCCTACCGACTACCGCACAGTCAG GATCAAAACCCTTCTCCTAATGTTCCTCGTGTTCCCGTTTCTGTCCCGGGCCCTGGTGTGGGTGCCCAGGCTCCCAACGTCTCCATGGCAGGTAACCACAGCAACCCACCTTATCTCAGCAATCAGCAGCAAGCAGCAGTGATGAAGCAACACCAAATGCTGATGgaccagcagaagcagagagagCAGCAACAAAAGCACTTGCTCATGGAGCAACAGAAGCAGCAATTCCTAATGGAGCAGAGGCAGCAACATCTTCTGGCTGAGCAG caagagcagcagctgcagcggCATCTGACTCGACCACCTCCCCAGTACCAGGATCAACCACAGAATCCATACCAGCAACAGGTTGGACAGTTCACAG gGTCATCTTCAGCCATGCCTGGGGTCAGTAATTTAGGACAGTCTAGCTCCAGTAGTCCACGGATGTTTCCTCAGACCCAGAACATGATTCAGATGGGACCTGGACACAGTTCTGTTCCTCCACTCCAGTCAGGCTCCAGTCAGCAGGATCGGGGGGTGACTCAATATACCAATATGCAAAACATTCAGCGAGGGGGATTATACAACTTGGCGTCTGGTATGACACAGATGGTTCCCCAGCATGCAACTCAAAGTGCCAATGGACAGCCACCGATGCAGAGACAAGGCAGCTTGGGCCAGGGTGCTGCCGTTCCTGCTGGGTATGGGCAGAATACCTTAGCAAACTCAAGTATTTCTCAGCAGCACAATAAAGGTGCACTGAATCCAACCTTATCTAAGCCACAGATGGCAAGAGTACCAGCTGCTATGGGGGCTCAAAACCCATCTTGGCAACACCAAGGTATCCCTAATATTAACAACCAGACACAAGCAAACAGTGGCTTAGGACCATTTACTGCCAGTTCCTCTTTCCACATGCAGCAAACTCATCTAAAGATGGCCAACCAACAGTTTGCCCAAGGAATGCCTCAGGTAAGCCTAAGCACCAGCAGACCGATGACCTCCATGAACGCTGCCGTCTCCGGGCAGATGTTGTCGTCCTCTTTAGGTGCGCAGCAGCGGACAAACCCACCTACGCAACAGCAGGTACCCTCACAGCAAGTCTTGCCTGGCATGAACCAGACTGTCCCAGATCTGAATGCTTTCAACCAGAATCCAAATCAGCAAATGCCCAACAGAGGTAATCTGCACTGTAGTCAAGGGTACCCTGTGAGGACAACCAGTCAGGAGCTGCCTTTTGCCTACAGCGGCCAGTCGGGCAATAATGGACTTCAGAACTTAACTGGTGACACAGATCTGATAGACTCTTTGCTGAAAAACAGGACTTCAGAGGAGTGGATGAATGATTTGGATGAGTTGTTAGGAACTCATtaa
- the MAML1 gene encoding mastermind-like protein 1 isoform X2: MVLPPCPMAEFVVPRHSAVMERLRRRIELCRRHHSACESRYQAVSPERLELERQQTFALHQRCLQAKAKRAGKHRQPPPAPPPPAPPPPAAAVAGSADRTGANGLDAEAASGEQHGRSSTLIALHETVKRKLDSAASPQNGDQQNGYGDVFSVSKKLRRDDGLGGVSGSSNGMPPVSPLHHLDKKSGSGDTLQLNGKHPMGLDGITKKCLPDSSLQMNGGGDADDSFPLSLNKELKQEPVDDLPCMIAGAGGSISQNNLMPDLNLNEQEWKELIEELNRSVPDEDMKDLFNEDFEEKKDADSSNSAAQTPLPQDINIKTEFSPAPFEQEQMGSPQVRSTSSGSAFIGAASVPVSAASPAVGSSQAMFQPSSQSMTENPNQPMMQASNHSQNVQRPLPNVLLPGKGAGSAKEMSSAHQLQQIAAKQKRDQMLQNQQQASQVHQTNQMSTWQQSGPSHSPLAVPYTMENPTSPSVYQPDFNNQKLMMPNMGNKSSPRAGGNYHVNILGHQQNSLNQNPVNSQGSMLDYGNTKPLSHYKAECEQGVTVPGQNKTPMLAYIQQRQQPPLSHVSDDQNGMILLKPKSGNIAYRLPHSQDQNPSPNVPRVPVSVPGPGVGAQAPNVSMAGNHSNPPYLSNQQQAAVMKQHQMLMDQQKQREQQQKHLLMEQQKQQFLMEQRQQHLLAEQEKQRQQQEQQLQRHLTRPPPQYQDQPQNPYQQQVGQFTGSSSAMPGVSNLGQSSSSSPRMFPQTQNMIQMGPGHSSVPPLQSGSSQQDRGVTQYTNMQNIQRGGLYNLASGMTQMVPQHATQSANGQPPMQRQGSLGQGAAVPAGYGQNTLANSSISQQHNKGALNPTLSKPQMARVPAAMGAQNPSWQHQGIPNINNQTQANSGLGPFTASSSFHMQQTHLKMANQQFAQGMPQVSLSTSRPMTSMNAAVSGQMLSSSLGAQQRTNPPTQQQVPSQQVLPGMNQTVPDLNAFNQNPNQQMPNRGNLHCSQGYPVRTTSQELPFAYSGQSGNNGLQNLTGDTDLIDSLLKNRTSEEWMNDLDELLGTH, from the exons ATggtgctgcccccctgccccatggCGGAGTTCGTGGTGCCGCGGCACAGCGCGGTGATGGAGCGGCTCCGCCGGCGCATCGAGCTCTGCCGGCGGCACCACAGCGCCTGCGAGTCCCGCTACCAGGCCGTGTCCCCGGAGCGCCTGGAGCTGGAGCGCCAGCAAACCTTCGCCCTGCACCAGCGCTGCCTGCAGGCCAAGGCCAAGCGGGCCGGCAAGCACCGGCagccgcccccggcgccgccgccgcccgcgccccctcCGCCGGCCGCCGCCGTCGCGGGAAGTGCCGACAGGACCGGAGCCAACGGCCTGGACGCCGAGGCGGCGAGCGGCGAGCAGCACGGCCGCAGCAGCACGTTGATCGCG cTCCATGAGACTGTGAAAAGAAAGCTTGATAGTGCTGCTTCCCCTCAGAATGGAGACCAGCAGAATGGCTACGGTGATGTATTTTCTGTGTCCAAGAAACTGCGTCGTGATGATGGTCTTGGTGGAGTGAGTGGTTCTTCCAATGGAATGCCTCCAGTGTCTCCACTCCATCATCTTGACAAGAAATCTGGCAGCGGAGATACCTTACAACTTAATGGAAAACACCCGATGGGGCTAGATGGCATCACCAAGAAGTGTCTTCCAGATTCCAGCCTGCAAATGAATGGAGGTGGTGATGCTGATGACTCATTTCCTCTGAGTTTGAACAAAGAGCTGAAGCAGGAGCCTGTAGATGATCTTCCATGTATGATTGCTGGAGCAGGGGGTTCTATATCTCAGAATAACTTGATGCCTGATCTTAATCTTAATGAGCAGGAATGGAAGGAACTTATCGAGGAGCTTAATAGATCAGTGCCCGATGAAGACATGAAGGATCTCTTTAATGAAGACTTTGAAGAGAAGAAAGATGCAGATTCTTCAAATTCAGCTGCACAGACTCCATTGCCACAAGATATTAACATAAAGACTGAGTTTTCCCCAGCACCCTTTGAACAGGAGCAGATGGGATCTCCCCAGGTGAGATCCACTTCATCAGGTTCAGCATTTATTGGTGCTGCTTCTGTACCTGTAAGTGCTGCTTCTCCAGCGGTTGGTAGTTCTCAGGCTATGTTTCAGCCTTCCAGTCAGTCAATGACTGAAAATCCTAATCAGCCCATGATGCAGGCATCAAACCACTCTCAGAATGTCCAGAGGCCTCTCCCCAATGTGTTGTTACCTGGGAAGGGCGCAGGAAGTGCCAAAGAAATGTCTTCTGCTCATCAACTTCAGCAGATTGCTGCTAAGCAGAAGAGAGACCAGATGTTGCAGAACCAGCAGCAAGCTTCACAAGTCCACCAAACAAATCAGATGTCTACGTGGCAACAGTCTGGGCCTTCTCATAGTCCACTGGCTGTCCCATATACCATGGAAAATCCCACCAGCCCATCGGTTTACCAGCCAGACTTCAACAATCAGAAACTCATGATGCCTAATATGGGAAATAAAAGCTCACCAAGAGCTGGAGGCAATTACCATGTGAACATTTTGGGTCATCAGCAAAACAGCTTGAATCAGAACCCTGTGAATAGTCAAGGCTCTATGCTAGACTATGGGAACACCAAACCTCTTTCACATTACAAAGCAGAATGTGAACAGGGGGTAACAGTACCGGGTCAGAACAAGACTCCCATGTTGGCATACATACAACAGCGCCAGCAGCCACCCCTGTCTCACGTGAGCGATGACCAGAATGGGATGATCCTGTTGAAACCCAAGTCTGGAAACATTGCCTACCGACTACCGCACAGTCAG GATCAAAACCCTTCTCCTAATGTTCCTCGTGTTCCCGTTTCTGTCCCGGGCCCTGGTGTGGGTGCCCAGGCTCCCAACGTCTCCATGGCAGGTAACCACAGCAACCCACCTTATCTCAGCAATCAGCAGCAAGCAGCAGTGATGAAGCAACACCAAATGCTGATGgaccagcagaagcagagagagCAGCAACAAAAGCACTTGCTCATGGAGCAACAGAAGCAGCAATTCCTAATGGAGCAGAGGCAGCAACATCTTCTGGCTGAGCAG GAGAAACAGCggcagcagcaagagcagcagctgcagcggCATCTGACTCGACCACCTCCCCAGTACCAGGATCAACCACAGAATCCATACCAGCAACAGGTTGGACAGTTCACAG gGTCATCTTCAGCCATGCCTGGGGTCAGTAATTTAGGACAGTCTAGCTCCAGTAGTCCACGGATGTTTCCTCAGACCCAGAACATGATTCAGATGGGACCTGGACACAGTTCTGTTCCTCCACTCCAGTCAGGCTCCAGTCAGCAGGATCGGGGGGTGACTCAATATACCAATATGCAAAACATTCAGCGAGGGGGATTATACAACTTGGCGTCTGGTATGACACAGATGGTTCCCCAGCATGCAACTCAAAGTGCCAATGGACAGCCACCGATGCAGAGACAAGGCAGCTTGGGCCAGGGTGCTGCCGTTCCTGCTGGGTATGGGCAGAATACCTTAGCAAACTCAAGTATTTCTCAGCAGCACAATAAAGGTGCACTGAATCCAACCTTATCTAAGCCACAGATGGCAAGAGTACCAGCTGCTATGGGGGCTCAAAACCCATCTTGGCAACACCAAGGTATCCCTAATATTAACAACCAGACACAAGCAAACAGTGGCTTAGGACCATTTACTGCCAGTTCCTCTTTCCACATGCAGCAAACTCATCTAAAGATGGCCAACCAACAGTTTGCCCAAGGAATGCCTCAGGTAAGCCTAAGCACCAGCAGACCGATGACCTCCATGAACGCTGCCGTCTCCGGGCAGATGTTGTCGTCCTCTTTAGGTGCGCAGCAGCGGACAAACCCACCTACGCAACAGCAGGTACCCTCACAGCAAGTCTTGCCTGGCATGAACCAGACTGTCCCAGATCTGAATGCTTTCAACCAGAATCCAAATCAGCAAATGCCCAACAGAGGTAATCTGCACTGTAGTCAAGGGTACCCTGTGAGGACAACCAGTCAGGAGCTGCCTTTTGCCTACAGCGGCCAGTCGGGCAATAATGGACTTCAGAACTTAACTGGTGACACAGATCTGATAGACTCTTTGCTGAAAAACAGGACTTCAGAGGAGTGGATGAATGATTTGGATGAGTTGTTAGGAACTCATtaa
- the MAML1 gene encoding mastermind-like protein 1 isoform X1 has protein sequence MVLPPCPMAEFVVPRHSAVMERLRRRIELCRRHHSACESRYQAVSPERLELERQQTFALHQRCLQAKAKRAGKHRQPPPAPPPPAPPPPAAAVAGSADRTGANGLDAEAASGEQHGRSSTLIAQLHETVKRKLDSAASPQNGDQQNGYGDVFSVSKKLRRDDGLGGVSGSSNGMPPVSPLHHLDKKSGSGDTLQLNGKHPMGLDGITKKCLPDSSLQMNGGGDADDSFPLSLNKELKQEPVDDLPCMIAGAGGSISQNNLMPDLNLNEQEWKELIEELNRSVPDEDMKDLFNEDFEEKKDADSSNSAAQTPLPQDINIKTEFSPAPFEQEQMGSPQVRSTSSGSAFIGAASVPVSAASPAVGSSQAMFQPSSQSMTENPNQPMMQASNHSQNVQRPLPNVLLPGKGAGSAKEMSSAHQLQQIAAKQKRDQMLQNQQQASQVHQTNQMSTWQQSGPSHSPLAVPYTMENPTSPSVYQPDFNNQKLMMPNMGNKSSPRAGGNYHVNILGHQQNSLNQNPVNSQGSMLDYGNTKPLSHYKAECEQGVTVPGQNKTPMLAYIQQRQQPPLSHVSDDQNGMILLKPKSGNIAYRLPHSQDQNPSPNVPRVPVSVPGPGVGAQAPNVSMAGNHSNPPYLSNQQQAAVMKQHQMLMDQQKQREQQQKHLLMEQQKQQFLMEQRQQHLLAEQEKQRQQQEQQLQRHLTRPPPQYQDQPQNPYQQQVGQFTGSSSAMPGVSNLGQSSSSSPRMFPQTQNMIQMGPGHSSVPPLQSGSSQQDRGVTQYTNMQNIQRGGLYNLASGMTQMVPQHATQSANGQPPMQRQGSLGQGAAVPAGYGQNTLANSSISQQHNKGALNPTLSKPQMARVPAAMGAQNPSWQHQGIPNINNQTQANSGLGPFTASSSFHMQQTHLKMANQQFAQGMPQVSLSTSRPMTSMNAAVSGQMLSSSLGAQQRTNPPTQQQVPSQQVLPGMNQTVPDLNAFNQNPNQQMPNRGNLHCSQGYPVRTTSQELPFAYSGQSGNNGLQNLTGDTDLIDSLLKNRTSEEWMNDLDELLGTH, from the exons ATggtgctgcccccctgccccatggCGGAGTTCGTGGTGCCGCGGCACAGCGCGGTGATGGAGCGGCTCCGCCGGCGCATCGAGCTCTGCCGGCGGCACCACAGCGCCTGCGAGTCCCGCTACCAGGCCGTGTCCCCGGAGCGCCTGGAGCTGGAGCGCCAGCAAACCTTCGCCCTGCACCAGCGCTGCCTGCAGGCCAAGGCCAAGCGGGCCGGCAAGCACCGGCagccgcccccggcgccgccgccgcccgcgccccctcCGCCGGCCGCCGCCGTCGCGGGAAGTGCCGACAGGACCGGAGCCAACGGCCTGGACGCCGAGGCGGCGAGCGGCGAGCAGCACGGCCGCAGCAGCACGTTGATCGCG cagcTCCATGAGACTGTGAAAAGAAAGCTTGATAGTGCTGCTTCCCCTCAGAATGGAGACCAGCAGAATGGCTACGGTGATGTATTTTCTGTGTCCAAGAAACTGCGTCGTGATGATGGTCTTGGTGGAGTGAGTGGTTCTTCCAATGGAATGCCTCCAGTGTCTCCACTCCATCATCTTGACAAGAAATCTGGCAGCGGAGATACCTTACAACTTAATGGAAAACACCCGATGGGGCTAGATGGCATCACCAAGAAGTGTCTTCCAGATTCCAGCCTGCAAATGAATGGAGGTGGTGATGCTGATGACTCATTTCCTCTGAGTTTGAACAAAGAGCTGAAGCAGGAGCCTGTAGATGATCTTCCATGTATGATTGCTGGAGCAGGGGGTTCTATATCTCAGAATAACTTGATGCCTGATCTTAATCTTAATGAGCAGGAATGGAAGGAACTTATCGAGGAGCTTAATAGATCAGTGCCCGATGAAGACATGAAGGATCTCTTTAATGAAGACTTTGAAGAGAAGAAAGATGCAGATTCTTCAAATTCAGCTGCACAGACTCCATTGCCACAAGATATTAACATAAAGACTGAGTTTTCCCCAGCACCCTTTGAACAGGAGCAGATGGGATCTCCCCAGGTGAGATCCACTTCATCAGGTTCAGCATTTATTGGTGCTGCTTCTGTACCTGTAAGTGCTGCTTCTCCAGCGGTTGGTAGTTCTCAGGCTATGTTTCAGCCTTCCAGTCAGTCAATGACTGAAAATCCTAATCAGCCCATGATGCAGGCATCAAACCACTCTCAGAATGTCCAGAGGCCTCTCCCCAATGTGTTGTTACCTGGGAAGGGCGCAGGAAGTGCCAAAGAAATGTCTTCTGCTCATCAACTTCAGCAGATTGCTGCTAAGCAGAAGAGAGACCAGATGTTGCAGAACCAGCAGCAAGCTTCACAAGTCCACCAAACAAATCAGATGTCTACGTGGCAACAGTCTGGGCCTTCTCATAGTCCACTGGCTGTCCCATATACCATGGAAAATCCCACCAGCCCATCGGTTTACCAGCCAGACTTCAACAATCAGAAACTCATGATGCCTAATATGGGAAATAAAAGCTCACCAAGAGCTGGAGGCAATTACCATGTGAACATTTTGGGTCATCAGCAAAACAGCTTGAATCAGAACCCTGTGAATAGTCAAGGCTCTATGCTAGACTATGGGAACACCAAACCTCTTTCACATTACAAAGCAGAATGTGAACAGGGGGTAACAGTACCGGGTCAGAACAAGACTCCCATGTTGGCATACATACAACAGCGCCAGCAGCCACCCCTGTCTCACGTGAGCGATGACCAGAATGGGATGATCCTGTTGAAACCCAAGTCTGGAAACATTGCCTACCGACTACCGCACAGTCAG GATCAAAACCCTTCTCCTAATGTTCCTCGTGTTCCCGTTTCTGTCCCGGGCCCTGGTGTGGGTGCCCAGGCTCCCAACGTCTCCATGGCAGGTAACCACAGCAACCCACCTTATCTCAGCAATCAGCAGCAAGCAGCAGTGATGAAGCAACACCAAATGCTGATGgaccagcagaagcagagagagCAGCAACAAAAGCACTTGCTCATGGAGCAACAGAAGCAGCAATTCCTAATGGAGCAGAGGCAGCAACATCTTCTGGCTGAGCAG GAGAAACAGCggcagcagcaagagcagcagctgcagcggCATCTGACTCGACCACCTCCCCAGTACCAGGATCAACCACAGAATCCATACCAGCAACAGGTTGGACAGTTCACAG gGTCATCTTCAGCCATGCCTGGGGTCAGTAATTTAGGACAGTCTAGCTCCAGTAGTCCACGGATGTTTCCTCAGACCCAGAACATGATTCAGATGGGACCTGGACACAGTTCTGTTCCTCCACTCCAGTCAGGCTCCAGTCAGCAGGATCGGGGGGTGACTCAATATACCAATATGCAAAACATTCAGCGAGGGGGATTATACAACTTGGCGTCTGGTATGACACAGATGGTTCCCCAGCATGCAACTCAAAGTGCCAATGGACAGCCACCGATGCAGAGACAAGGCAGCTTGGGCCAGGGTGCTGCCGTTCCTGCTGGGTATGGGCAGAATACCTTAGCAAACTCAAGTATTTCTCAGCAGCACAATAAAGGTGCACTGAATCCAACCTTATCTAAGCCACAGATGGCAAGAGTACCAGCTGCTATGGGGGCTCAAAACCCATCTTGGCAACACCAAGGTATCCCTAATATTAACAACCAGACACAAGCAAACAGTGGCTTAGGACCATTTACTGCCAGTTCCTCTTTCCACATGCAGCAAACTCATCTAAAGATGGCCAACCAACAGTTTGCCCAAGGAATGCCTCAGGTAAGCCTAAGCACCAGCAGACCGATGACCTCCATGAACGCTGCCGTCTCCGGGCAGATGTTGTCGTCCTCTTTAGGTGCGCAGCAGCGGACAAACCCACCTACGCAACAGCAGGTACCCTCACAGCAAGTCTTGCCTGGCATGAACCAGACTGTCCCAGATCTGAATGCTTTCAACCAGAATCCAAATCAGCAAATGCCCAACAGAGGTAATCTGCACTGTAGTCAAGGGTACCCTGTGAGGACAACCAGTCAGGAGCTGCCTTTTGCCTACAGCGGCCAGTCGGGCAATAATGGACTTCAGAACTTAACTGGTGACACAGATCTGATAGACTCTTTGCTGAAAAACAGGACTTCAGAGGAGTGGATGAATGATTTGGATGAGTTGTTAGGAACTCATtaa